The proteins below come from a single Acidobacteriota bacterium genomic window:
- a CDS encoding protein kinase, which produces MVTKTLDSPAPELKKGMLFANKYRIGSEIGRGGMGVVFKAEDTKLKRPVALKLLPLEQSQSPEAKERFMREAQAAAALDHANICTVYEVEEQDGQMYIAMAYIDGMSLKERINRKPLKIAEVLDIALQVAEGLGEAHRKGVIHRDIKPANIMLAAGGAVKIMDFGLARMEGAGDLTRTDAVMGTVAYMSPEQALGQKVDHRTDIWSFGSLLYEMLAGRGPFQGGHEQAVFQAIIHGEPDPIAALRQDIPAGLAGILEQCLRKNALNRYPGFQALIHDLKDVNLHGMADAPAPSTKKPSPSIAVLPFADMSPAKDQDYFAEGIADELINALAHIQDLRVVARTSAFILKGMNLDIREIGRKLDVKAVLEGSVRKAGNRLRITAQLINVEDGFHLWSERYDRDMADIFAIQDEITAAIVDSLKVTLKIGEKTALRKRSTEDPEAYSLYLKGLYFCSRPSPESFEKALNLFRAAIDKDPGFAQAYTGVAMVHGGRGNMNMASPAEMWPKAKAAVAKALSLDENLAEAHAVAAMMSLWFEWDWDAAGRSLDKAVSLNPGHAMSHGAYGWYGLNRRRFDDAIREINKALEIDPLMPLFYAWSIGLHVAVGNPDEALREFTRALDIEPNNGLAHFHAGMAYLRKGLLDEALDTFEKGKRLAIFPGWIEGNLGLIHVMKGNREKAARILEGMIENKKKIENLSSVSTAWLSGALGKLDLAFEFLNRAYEERDTLMPFIHIYTGWFSPAMTVDPRFKALLAGLKLDF; this is translated from the coding sequence ATGGTCACAAAAACCCTCGACTCGCCCGCTCCCGAGCTTAAAAAAGGGATGCTCTTCGCAAACAAGTATCGAATTGGAAGCGAGATCGGACGCGGCGGCATGGGCGTCGTATTTAAAGCCGAGGACACGAAGCTCAAGCGCCCCGTCGCCCTGAAGCTTCTCCCTCTCGAACAATCGCAGTCTCCCGAGGCCAAGGAGCGGTTCATGCGCGAGGCCCAGGCCGCGGCCGCCCTCGACCATGCCAACATATGTACAGTCTACGAGGTCGAGGAGCAAGACGGCCAAATGTATATCGCCATGGCCTACATTGATGGGATGAGCCTCAAGGAGAGAATCAACCGGAAGCCGCTCAAGATCGCAGAAGTCTTGGACATCGCCCTCCAGGTCGCAGAAGGCCTGGGGGAAGCTCATCGCAAAGGGGTCATTCACCGGGACATCAAACCGGCCAACATCATGCTCGCCGCCGGAGGCGCGGTCAAGATCATGGATTTCGGGCTGGCCCGTATGGAGGGCGCCGGAGACCTGACGCGGACGGATGCGGTTATGGGCACGGTCGCCTACATGTCTCCCGAGCAGGCCCTCGGTCAAAAGGTCGACCACCGAACGGATATCTGGTCGTTCGGCAGCCTGCTGTACGAGATGCTGGCCGGTCGCGGCCCCTTCCAGGGCGGCCATGAACAGGCGGTTTTTCAGGCCATTATCCACGGCGAGCCCGATCCAATTGCGGCTCTGCGGCAGGATATCCCGGCCGGCCTCGCCGGGATCCTGGAGCAATGCCTCCGGAAAAACGCCCTCAACCGCTATCCGGGTTTCCAGGCCCTGATCCATGACCTCAAAGACGTCAACCTTCATGGCATGGCCGATGCGCCCGCGCCCTCTACCAAAAAACCTTCTCCGTCCATCGCCGTCCTGCCCTTCGCCGACATGAGCCCCGCCAAGGACCAGGACTATTTCGCCGAGGGGATCGCCGACGAGCTGATCAACGCCCTGGCCCACATTCAGGACCTGCGGGTCGTGGCCCGAACCTCGGCCTTCATACTCAAGGGCATGAATCTCGACATCCGGGAGATCGGCCGGAAGCTCGACGTCAAGGCCGTTCTCGAAGGCAGCGTCCGGAAAGCCGGAAACCGCCTGCGCATCACCGCCCAGCTCATCAACGTCGAGGACGGCTTTCATCTGTGGTCGGAGCGCTACGACCGGGATATGGCCGACATCTTCGCCATTCAGGATGAGATCACGGCGGCCATCGTGGACAGTCTGAAAGTGACCTTGAAAATCGGAGAAAAGACCGCCCTCCGGAAGCGTTCAACGGAAGACCCGGAGGCCTACAGCCTCTACTTGAAGGGGCTCTATTTCTGCTCCAGACCGAGTCCTGAATCCTTTGAAAAGGCTCTGAATCTTTTCCGCGCCGCCATTGATAAAGACCCCGGTTTTGCTCAGGCCTACACGGGAGTGGCGATGGTCCATGGCGGGCGGGGCAACATGAACATGGCCTCACCGGCCGAGATGTGGCCGAAAGCCAAAGCCGCGGTTGCGAAAGCCCTGTCTCTGGATGAAAACCTGGCCGAAGCCCACGCCGTCGCCGCCATGATGTCGCTCTGGTTTGAGTGGGATTGGGATGCGGCCGGCCGGAGCCTGGATAAAGCCGTCTCGCTGAATCCGGGACACGCCATGTCCCATGGAGCCTACGGCTGGTATGGCTTAAATCGAAGACGGTTCGACGATGCGATCCGGGAAATCAATAAGGCCCTGGAGATCGACCCCTTGATGCCCCTCTTTTATGCCTGGTCCATAGGTCTTCATGTGGCCGTGGGAAACCCTGACGAGGCCCTCCGGGAATTCACGAGGGCCCTGGACATCGAGCCGAACAACGGCCTGGCCCATTTTCATGCCGGAATGGCTTATCTGCGCAAAGGACTTCTGGACGAGGCCCTGGACACCTTTGAAAAAGGGAAAAGGCTAGCCATCTTCCCCGGATGGATCGAGGGAAATCTCGGGTTGATCCACGTGATGAAAGGGAATCGCGAAAAAGCGGCTCGAATCCTGGAGGGGATGATCGAAAACAAGAAAAAAATTGAAAACCTTTCATCCGTAAGCACCGCCTGGCTGTCGGGAGCTCTGGGAAAACTCGACCTGGCCTTCGAATTTCTGAACAGGGCTTATGAAGAACGCGATACGTTAATGCCTTTCATTCACATTTATACCGGGTGGTTCTCTCCCGCGATGACCGTCGACCCGCGCTTTAAAGCCCTTCTGGCCGGGTTGAAACTGGATTTTTAA
- a CDS encoding M20/M25/M40 family metallo-hydrolase — MSKSRKAVPAIIAALVLITLSSTAQSPVRWDAVAKIREEGLQRSQVMDIAGYITDVLGARLTNSEAMKRAQDWAAEKMSSLGLANVVAEPFMDYGVTWDNEYFSLHMIEPDYTPMTGFPLTHTPGTPGRLVCPVVVADVRTQADLEPLKGKLRGAAVLASPPLPISQAALAQGVRRLTDEDLRKLEENVVPPPARPAPPPPNPDVLKPEDKIAFFKSEGAAAVFQCDGGRPGVVIGFARPGTKDDMWSREKSLDSLPIVAVTPEHYNRMVRILKRGIPVNIEIEIRNRHGEEVMPAANLIGEIPGTDLKDEIVMIGAHFDSWHASPNASDNASGCAVVLEAARILKAVGAVPRRTIRVALWSGEEQGIFGSKAYVLRHFGNPKDPDNPPTSNYKKLSAYFNQDYGAGQYRGIYLQGNEHVRRIFTAWMEPFHDFGMTAVSIQSVGSTDHAPFDDAGLPGFQFIQDRIAGTAGHTNLDFFDTLSAEDLMKNAVIMAAFAYHAAMADEKLPRKTVK, encoded by the coding sequence ATGTCAAAATCACGAAAAGCCGTTCCGGCGATCATCGCCGCACTCGTTCTGATAACCCTGTCCTCGACCGCCCAGAGTCCGGTCCGCTGGGACGCCGTCGCCAAGATCCGCGAGGAGGGGCTTCAGCGCTCCCAGGTCATGGACATCGCCGGCTATATCACCGATGTTCTCGGCGCCCGCCTCACGAACTCCGAGGCCATGAAACGGGCTCAGGACTGGGCCGCGGAAAAAATGTCGAGTCTCGGCCTCGCGAACGTTGTTGCCGAGCCCTTCATGGACTACGGCGTCACCTGGGACAACGAGTATTTTTCTCTCCACATGATCGAACCCGACTATACACCCATGACCGGCTTTCCGCTGACGCATACCCCGGGCACTCCGGGACGTCTCGTTTGCCCGGTGGTCGTCGCCGATGTCCGGACACAGGCCGATCTCGAACCTCTGAAAGGCAAACTCCGGGGTGCAGCGGTCCTGGCCTCTCCGCCGCTTCCGATCAGTCAGGCGGCACTCGCCCAGGGTGTCCGGCGCCTGACGGACGAAGATCTCCGAAAACTCGAAGAGAACGTCGTGCCTCCGCCCGCACGGCCGGCCCCGCCGCCGCCCAATCCCGACGTCCTCAAGCCGGAAGACAAAATCGCCTTCTTCAAGTCCGAGGGCGCCGCCGCCGTTTTCCAGTGCGACGGAGGCCGGCCGGGTGTCGTCATCGGCTTCGCCCGGCCCGGCACCAAGGACGACATGTGGTCGCGCGAAAAGAGTCTCGATTCCCTGCCCATCGTCGCCGTGACGCCGGAACACTACAATCGGATGGTCCGGATTTTGAAGCGCGGCATACCCGTCAACATCGAGATCGAAATCCGCAACCGGCACGGAGAAGAGGTCATGCCGGCCGCAAACCTCATCGGGGAAATTCCGGGGACCGATCTCAAGGACGAGATCGTGATGATCGGCGCCCATTTCGACAGCTGGCACGCCAGCCCCAACGCCAGCGACAACGCTTCGGGCTGCGCCGTGGTTCTCGAAGCCGCCCGCATCCTGAAAGCCGTCGGCGCCGTGCCGCGCCGGACGATCCGCGTCGCCCTTTGGAGCGGCGAAGAACAGGGGATTTTCGGGTCGAAGGCCTATGTGTTACGGCATTTCGGAAATCCCAAGGATCCGGACAACCCGCCGACTTCGAATTACAAAAAGCTCTCAGCCTATTTCAACCAGGATTACGGCGCCGGGCAATACCGGGGGATCTACCTGCAGGGAAACGAACATGTCCGGCGGATCTTTACGGCCTGGATGGAACCGTTCCACGACTTCGGCATGACGGCCGTTTCCATTCAGAGCGTGGGCAGCACCGACCATGCGCCGTTCGACGACGCCGGTCTTCCCGGTTTTCAGTTCATCCAGGACCGCATCGCCGGAACGGCCGGACACACGAACCTCGATTTCTTCGACACCCTGTCCGCCGAGGACCTGATGAAGAACGCCGTCATCATGGCCGCCTTCGCCTATCATGCGGCCATGGCGGACGAGAAGCTTCCGCGCAAGACGGTGAAATAA
- a CDS encoding DUF6569 family protein: MGRTIEKFVGEMEIGEVQVFENMAVYPLRRAGNGGPRYLTLGEAIEAGVFSVTEISEGGSVPDLQVENRGDVAVLLLDGEELAGAKQNRIINATILVAAKSNLRIPVSCTEQGRWSYVSRQFDESGHQMDRKLRSVNMKAVHDNLSVHKEFRSDQNMIWDCVRSIVDESDVPTSTGAMKDVYDAKGADLDAYMKPFTAGDNQQGMLVFLEGRPVGFDFLSSPVAFKRLFAKLIKSYAMEAMMTAEIKKKRRGRGKAAKAGGSADEGKAPKVPSADDARAFLAASGACDEQPEKSVGFGAYYRYAGKGMVGSALTADEAVVHTAFFSLDEAEAAGPMAGMKSRRNFRL, encoded by the coding sequence ATGGGGAGAACTATCGAAAAATTCGTTGGGGAGATGGAGATCGGAGAGGTCCAGGTCTTCGAAAACATGGCCGTCTATCCTCTGCGCCGGGCCGGGAACGGCGGGCCGCGGTATCTGACGCTCGGAGAGGCGATCGAGGCGGGTGTTTTCTCGGTGACCGAGATCAGCGAGGGCGGCTCGGTGCCGGATCTTCAGGTCGAAAACCGGGGCGATGTTGCGGTTCTGCTCCTTGACGGCGAGGAGCTTGCGGGCGCCAAGCAGAACCGGATCATCAATGCGACGATCCTGGTCGCCGCGAAGTCCAACCTCAGGATTCCGGTGAGCTGCACCGAGCAGGGCCGCTGGAGCTATGTGTCGAGGCAGTTTGATGAATCGGGCCATCAGATGGACCGGAAGCTTCGAAGCGTCAACATGAAAGCCGTGCACGACAACCTTTCGGTCCATAAGGAATTCCGGTCGGACCAAAACATGATTTGGGACTGTGTCCGAAGTATAGTCGATGAATCCGATGTCCCGACCTCGACCGGCGCCATGAAGGACGTCTACGACGCCAAGGGGGCGGATCTTGACGCCTACATGAAGCCGTTCACGGCCGGGGACAACCAGCAGGGGATGCTGGTTTTTCTCGAAGGCCGTCCCGTCGGATTCGATTTCCTCTCGAGCCCCGTCGCCTTCAAGCGGCTCTTCGCCAAGCTCATCAAAAGCTATGCCATGGAGGCCATGATGACCGCCGAGATCAAGAAGAAGCGGCGGGGTCGGGGAAAAGCGGCGAAAGCCGGCGGAAGCGCTGATGAGGGCAAGGCCCCCAAGGTCCCGTCGGCCGATGACGCCCGCGCCTTTCTGGCCGCGTCCGGCGCCTGCGATGAACAGCCGGAAAAATCGGTCGGCTTCGGGGCCTATTATCGCTATGCCGGAAAGGGGATGGTCGGGTCGGCTCTGACCGCGGATGAGGCGGTCGTCCACACGGCCTTCTTCAGTCTCGACGAAGCCGAAGCCGCCGGTCCCATGGCCGGAATGAAATCCCGCCGCAACTTCCGGTTATAG
- a CDS encoding XRE family transcriptional regulator, with amino-acid sequence MKKAKEDTLFDAEFGVRLRATRKMAGMSMEDLASKMGGMVTKQAISKYERGLMMPSPEVLERLGQVLDEATQGVSPLGDAVLGLTPEKSHEPSAVYCYISEAGRDEIPNRIRDAAPVRRSERFPSLAERRARYLEAWEAGAGAGRIRFREGQKLPARSASMLKHRLADYLQRCLGLEALLGTTSRFENPIRNLPVGSPTEVETAAVEVRRRWDLGSGPIVNLLGLLEDRGIRVFETRGIEGFEGLSGTFGADPAVPFIAVSRDFPDDRVRFTAAHELAHILCGFPESEGEEDLCHRFAGAFLLPESAAEKAFSGGPRRRVTLGELAEIKTAFGISLQAVMYRARALGLISGRRLRAFRETVKARGWSVVEPVDFSGAERASRFRNLVRRAVASGVLDVDRASKLAGIPAEEIRDEIGELF; translated from the coding sequence ATGAAGAAGGCGAAGGAAGACACACTGTTCGATGCGGAATTCGGTGTGCGCCTTCGGGCGACCCGAAAAATGGCCGGCATGAGCATGGAAGACCTGGCCTCCAAAATGGGTGGAATGGTCACGAAGCAGGCCATCAGCAAGTACGAAAGAGGGCTGATGATGCCCTCGCCGGAGGTCCTCGAACGCCTGGGACAAGTTCTCGATGAGGCGACTCAAGGCGTATCGCCGCTCGGAGACGCTGTTCTGGGCCTTACGCCCGAGAAAAGCCATGAGCCGTCTGCCGTCTATTGTTACATTTCTGAGGCCGGAAGAGACGAAATTCCGAATCGGATTCGGGACGCGGCGCCCGTTCGGCGTTCCGAGCGTTTTCCTTCGCTCGCGGAAAGGCGGGCCCGCTATCTTGAAGCCTGGGAGGCCGGGGCCGGCGCGGGCCGAATCCGCTTCCGGGAAGGGCAGAAGCTTCCGGCCAGATCGGCCTCCATGCTCAAGCACCGGCTGGCCGATTATCTTCAGAGGTGTCTCGGGCTCGAAGCGCTTCTGGGAACGACCTCCCGATTCGAAAACCCCATCCGGAATCTTCCGGTTGGATCGCCCACAGAGGTCGAAACGGCGGCGGTCGAGGTCCGGCGCCGCTGGGATCTCGGTTCGGGGCCGATCGTCAATCTGCTCGGTCTTCTCGAAGACCGGGGTATCCGGGTTTTCGAGACACGCGGCATCGAGGGCTTCGAGGGATTGTCGGGGACCTTCGGCGCCGATCCGGCCGTGCCCTTCATCGCCGTGAGCCGGGATTTTCCGGACGACCGGGTCAGGTTCACGGCCGCCCATGAGCTGGCCCACATCCTGTGCGGATTTCCGGAGAGCGAGGGCGAGGAGGATTTGTGCCACCGCTTCGCGGGCGCTTTCCTGTTGCCCGAATCGGCGGCCGAAAAGGCTTTCTCCGGCGGGCCGCGGCGGCGCGTCACGCTGGGGGAGCTTGCGGAAATCAAGACGGCCTTCGGAATATCGCTCCAGGCCGTCATGTATCGGGCCCGGGCTTTGGGTCTCATCAGCGGCCGGCGGCTCCGGGCCTTCCGGGAAACCGTGAAAGCGCGCGGCTGGTCGGTCGTCGAACCCGTGGACTTTTCTGGCGCGGAGCGTGCGTCGCGTTTCCGGAACCTGGTGCGGCGTGCGGTGGCCTCGGGTGTCCTGGACGTCGATCGGGCCTCGAAGCTGGCCGGAATTCCGGCGGAGGAAATCCGGGACGAGATCGGAGAGCTGTTTTGA